The Solenopsis invicta isolate M01_SB chromosome 3, UNIL_Sinv_3.0, whole genome shotgun sequence region cccgaacagggaccgttttaaACGACCGACTGATTATACCCAGATACAACAATGCCGTTGACAGAATGGATAGATCGCTTACCGAGAGAGCAACTCGAAGTCTTGGCCCAATCATATCAAATTGAGGCCTCCGGTACCACCGAGGAACTCCGCCACCGcgtgaaaaatcattttgtcgCAATGCCCAGTCCCTCCGTACCACCACCGGGCCCCGAATTAACAAACGCGACCGACCACGGTTCCCATAGCAAGGTGATGAACCAAATGAGAAAGTGGGGTTGCCACTTTGATGGCCGGGACCCGCTGTCCTTCCTGGAGCGGATAGCCGAACTCCAAGAGGAGTACCGATATACCGACGGCCAGATGAAGGCTGGCCTACCCGAACTTCTGAAGGGCGACGCGCTGGCCTGGTACCGGAACGAGCGTGACAGCTGGGACACCTGGTCCGATTTTACGCACGCGCTCAGACGGCAATACCTGCCCCGACGATACCAGGCCAAGCTCGCCCGAGAAATCCAGGAGCGCAGGCAACAACCAAAGGAGCCTTACGCCAAATACGCGACCGCCCTGCAAACCATGATGCGGCGCGCAGGCGGGTTCACACAGGCCGAGAAGGTCGACCGGTTATATGAGAACCTAAGGGCCGAATATAAACTTTACGTGCGCCTCACCGACGCTACCGACCTCGCCGACCTGGCAGAGCAGGCCGCCGAGTTCGAGGAGATCACCAAGGCGCAGGAGAGCGAGAACCGGGCAGAGAAACGTAAAGTCACCacggccgccgccaccaccgctgaGCCTTACGACCGAAACACCGCCTGTTGGCGGTGTAAGCAGCGCGGCCATAGCCGCTTCGACTGCAAGCGACCGGCCCGCAAGTTCTGCTCGCAGTGCGGCAAGGATGGAGTCCTGACTAGGGAGTGCCATCCCCGAGCGGGAAACGCGCCACCGGCCGAGGGCGCGTCCGCCCCTCGGCCCGCATCCAGATAAAATACCAGCCGCGACCGCACATTACGGTGCGCGTCGGACCGCGCCGATTCTCGGCCCTGCTGGACACCGGGGCCGAGATCTCAATGATTAACCGCCGGGTCGCCGAACACGCCAAGACCTTGCGCATTTGGCCGGAGGTCCAGAACGAGACCATCCACCTGGCCGACGGGACCACCACTACCACTCCGGGGCGAGTCCGTCTCCCGCTACACGTTGCCGGGCGGAAGCTGGAGCACACGTTCCAGCTCCTCCCGTCCCTGGAGAGCGACCTGCTAATTGGGACGGATTTGTGGTCTAAGCTTGGTCTCACCATCCCACCACCGCCGCCCCCTCAAGCCCGACGACGCCGAGAGCCTCGACCCACGCATGGGGTCACCGCCGGGATGACCGAACGCACACCGCAGGAAGAGCGGGAACTACAGGCGTTTCTAACCACCGAGCTGGCTAAGTTCGAACACGTTCGAGGACCCACCGACCAGGCCGTGCACCATATCCGTGTAAAGACCGAACACCCCATTAAACAAAGGTATCGGTCACGGAACCCCGCAATGCAACGGATCATCGACGAGGAAGTCCACGCAATGGAGGCCGCCGGGGTAATCGAGCCTTCCAATAGCGCGTGGAGCTCCCCGGTGGTCATCGTCAGAAAGAAGGACGGCCGGCACCGCTTCTGCATAGACTTCAGGAAGGTCAACGAGGTGACCGAGCGGGACGCCTACCCCTTGCCGCATATCACACCCACGCTGGACAAGTTGCGAGGAGCCAAGTACCTCTCGACCCTCGATCTAGAGAAGGGGTACTGGCAAATCCCCCTAACGCCGGAGAGCCGTCCCATCACGGCCTTCACCGTACCGGGTCGCGGCCTGATGCAATTCACGGTGATGCCGTTCGGCTTGCACTCGGCCCCGGCCACCTTCCAACGACTTCTCGACCGGATTTTGGGGCCCGAACTCGAACCGCACGTATTCGTGTACTTGGACGATGTCATCATTGCCAGTCCGACCTTTGCCGACCACCTAAAACACCTAGAGGAGGTGTTCCGCCGCCTGCGAGAGGCACGCCTAAAGTTAAATCCCGAAAAATGCCACTTCTGCCGCACCGAACTAAAGTACCTCGGGCACATCGTGGACCGACGAGGTATCCGCACCGATCCGGACAAGGTCCGGGCCGTCACCGAGTGGCCAACTCCCACTAACATCCGCCAGATCCGCCAGTTTGTGGGGCTGGCCTCGTGGTATCGACGGTTTACACCGAACTTCGCCGCCATCGCGGCACCCCTTACCCAACTCACGCGGAAGAACGCTCGGTGGCGTTGGGGTCCGGAGGAGGAGCGCGCCTTCCAAAACTTGAAAGAGGCGCTAACCACCGCACCCACCCTCGCGTGTCCGGATTTCTCGCGACGATTCCTGCTGCAGACGGATGCCAGCCAGCACGGGCTAGGCGCCGTCCTGTCGCAATTCTTCGAAGACGGCGAACGCGTCATTGCTTACGCCAGCCGCTCATTGAACGGAGCCGAGAAAAATTACAGCGCgaccgagctcgagtgcctggccgtagTATGGGGAATCCGACACCTGCGGGGCTACTTGGAGGGCTACGAATTCACGGTCATCAccgaccaccaggccctccagtggctACGCCGCATGGATTCTCCCACCGGACGACTCGGGCGTTGGGCACTCGAGCTCCAACAATACTCGTTTGACGTACGGTACCGAGCCGGGAAGCTCAACCGCGTGGCTGACGCGCTTTCCCGCCTGCCCTCCGTGTGTTGCAACCGAACACTGCCCGCGTGTACCTGGTACCGCCGACAGTTCCGCCACGTGCGTGGGCGCCCGGAGAACTTCCCTGACTATGAGATTCGGGGGGGCCGACTCTACCGCCGTATCCTTCACTCGACCGATTTCAAGGACGAGCCGGCCGAGGCTCAGTGGAAACGGTGCATCCCGCGACCGGAGCGTCCGACCATCCTGACCCAGGTGCACGATGCCCCCACCGCCGGGCACTTGGGAATCGCGAAAACTATTGCCCGAGCCGCGCGGCGGTACTACTGGCCGGGGATGTTCGCCGACATCGCCCGGTACGTCCGAAACTGTCGGAGCTGTCTGCGCCACAAACACGCGCAGACACGGCCAGCCGGACTCTTGCACACGTCCCATGTCGACGCGCCGTGGGCGCAAGTCACGATGGACTTGGTGGGACCCCTTCCGCGGTCCACTAGTGGCCATACGTGGCTACTAGTGATGCAAGACCGCTTTACGAAGTGGGTCGAGCTAAGCCCACTGCGGCGAGCGACCGCGGCGACCATCGCGCAACACGTCGCCGACCGTATCGTCTACCGGCACGGATGTCCCAGGCAGGTCATCTCGGACAACGGTAGGCCGTTCATAGGGCGACCGATGAAAGCCCTGTTGCAGGAACTAGGGGTGGAGCATCGTACCACACCGGCCTACGCCCCTCACTGCAACCCCGTTGAACGAACGAACCGGACGATCAAGACGATGGTAGCACAGTTCGTGGGGAACAACCACCGCCTATGGGACCAGCAACTAGGCGCGTTACAGTTCGCCTATAATACGGCTCCGCACGACGCCACCGGATACTCGCCCGCCTATTTAAACCACGGGCGCGAACTGGAAGAACCAACCGGACTCCGCGATCGACGGCCCGTACCGGCAGCAGCGCCAACCGCCAATCAACAGCGATTGAGGGAGGCCTACGAAGTCGTGCGAACCAACCTGGCACGTGCCTTCAACCGGCAAGAGCGGCACTACAACCTACGTAGGCGCGCGTGGAAACCGGCATTAGGGGACACCGTATGGAAGCGAGAACATCTGCTATCCAATAAGGGCCAGGGGTTTAACGCCAAGCTGGCCCCTAAGTATGCCGGACCGTTCGAAGTCCGCAAAATACACTCCCCCGTGATCGTGGACATCCGAGACCCGCAGGGCAAATGGCACCGTCGAGTCCACGTGCAAGACCTTAAGCCGGGCACACGAGAAGCCGTTGCCGAACAGACCGATGCAGAGGATACCGAAGACGAACAACACGATCACACcggagcagacgacgaccgagcagacgacgaccgagcagacgacgaccgagcagacgacgaccaagcagacgacgaccgagcagacgacgaccgtGCGGACGACGACCGGGCAGATGACGGCAACCATGAGACAGCAGAATCCGATGCCGATGACCCTGCCAGGAGATGAACACGTGAAAATCACGTCCAGGAGCCATGCCATCCCGAGGGAAGGAGCACCCTCCCCCAGACCCGGAGAGGTATATAAGGCAGACCAACCGACCCGGAAACCGCAGAAAGTGATTCCTGAGAAATGGAGCAACTGGACGCACTGCTCACCGAGCCAGCCAACGACGAGGAGTTCGAGGCGTTGTGGTCCCAGGTTATGACCACGGCACCTCAACGCTCAGACCTCTTCCCGACGACGTCAACAGCCGTGCCGCTACCTGCCGCCGGGTCAGATCGCAAGACCAGCCTCCCGGGCGGGAAACTGTCGACAACCGGACTTTGGAGAACTCGGGGCAGCCACGTGCGCATACCACCGTGCACCTCCCGCGCGCTTATCGAGGAAGCCAGGAAGACCGGACCCCGCCAATGTTTCGTCAGGGCCGCACCGGCACCAAGAAGGGACGCCCCGGTAATAGGGGTACGCGTGCAGCGGTCATCCGCCACCAACGCCAGGAAGCTCGCGGCGCTCATGGCCGAACCACCGTTGCCAGGCAATGCGCCGCGACAATCAACACGACCGACGGGGAAGACGGCAAGAGCCTCGGTGAACCCTCCGCCGCCCACCAGCGCTCCGGCCGCATCGACAACCACCACGACCCACCGCACTCCATCTCAGCGGCCAACGACGCCCAAAGGCCCGCCGCACGCACCGAGGCCGACAGGGCACCAGGCCGCCCGCGCGAGTACCAGGGAGAGTTTGCTGGCGATCTTCGGGGACGCACTCTCCGACCTGGACGAAGACAGCACTCCAACACCTGAGCCGCGCCGATCGCAGGGGGTCAAACCAGCCGACACCATCATAGCTGGCGTATCATCGGCCGACGCACCGATGCTCTCCGTCGAAGCCGCAGAACAGACGGCTTCACGGCCGGTCAACACGGTCCAACCCCCCTCCGCCGCTGTCACCGTCACCACTGATACACCAGGCCAGCATGAGACACCGGCCGAATCTGCCAGCAACGCCGCAACCACCTCACCAGGAAGCGTGACTCGACCAGAGGAGCCTCCAGCTGCCTCCACACGAGGGACTCTTCCATCGGTGCCGGTGCGCGT contains the following coding sequences:
- the LOC120357286 gene encoding mucin-2-like, translating into MTTAPQRSDLFPTTSTAVPLPAAGSDRKTSLPGGKLSTTGLWRTRGSHVRIPPCTSRALIEEARKTGPRQCFVRAAPAPRRDAPVIGVRVQRSSATNARKLAALMAEPPLPGNAPRQSTRPTGKTARASVNPPPPTSAPAASTTTTTHRTPSQRPTTPKGPPHAPRPTGHQAARASTRESLLAIFGDALSDLDEDSTPTPEPRRSQGVKPADTIIAGVSSADAPMLSVEAAEQTASRPVNTVQPPSAAVTVTTDTPGQHETPAESASNAATTSPGSVTRPEEPPAASTRGTLPSVPVRVSDDLLIHVPYHAARVSRVYKVRLATRRYTLRFDRAGRCHYVREFPA